A window of the Brassica oleracea var. oleracea cultivar TO1000 chromosome C1, BOL, whole genome shotgun sequence genome harbors these coding sequences:
- the LOC106296193 gene encoding protein TRANSPARENT TESTA 12-like, with translation MTISGWVFMISVGFNAAISVRVSNELGARNPKSAAFSVIIVNIYSFITCVILAIVILACRDVLSYAFTEGEKVSAAVSELCPLLALTLILNGIQPVLSGVAVGCGWQTFVAKVNVGCYYIIGIPLGALFGFYFKFDAKGIWTGMICGTLIQTVILAWVTFRTDWTKEVEEASKRLDKWSNIKLEVVPE, from the exons ATGACGATTTCAGGATGGGTGTTTATGATCTCTGTTGGATTCAATGCAGCGATAAG TGTAAGAGTGAGCAATGAACTTGGAGCTAGGAATCCTAAATCAGCAGCATTTTCTGTAATCATCGTTAACATATATTCGTTCATCACATGTGTGATCTTAGCCATAGTAATTTTGGCTTGTCGTGACGTTTTGAGTTATGCATTCACTGAGGGTGAAAAAGTATCAGCTGCGGTTTCTGAACTATGTCCACTTCTTGCCTTAACACTTATATTGAATGGAATCCAACCAGTTCTTTCCG GTGTTGCGGTTGGTTGTGGTTGGCAAACGTTTGTGGCAAAAGTCAACGTTGGATGTTACTATATTATTGGAATTCCTCTTGGGGCTCTCTTTGGGTTTTACTTCAAATTCGATGCCAAG GGTATATGGACGGGAATGATATGTGGTACGCTTATACAAACCGTTATATTGGCGTGGGTCACGTTTAGAACGGACTGGACAAAAGAG GTGGAAGAAGCTTCTAAAAGGTTGGACAAATGGAGCAATATAAAACTAGAAGTGGTTCCCGAATGA
- the LOC106316405 gene encoding probable polyamine oxidase 5, giving the protein MAKKPRIVIIGAGMAGLTAANKLYTHSNNAFDLSVVEGGSRIGGRINTSEFSAEKIEMGATWIHGIGGSPIYKIAEETGSLVSEEPWECMDSTVDKARTFAEGGFEIEPPIVESVSGLFSALMELAQGKEIDDDGGDLGENYEIATRFYSSVNGLNGSSVGSFLRSGFEAYWASVSKAENGVEGCGTWSRRSLEEAIFTMFSNTQRTYTSADDLYTLDYAAESEYQMFPGEEITIAKGYLSVIHHLASVLPQGVVELNRRVTKIEWESNEEDPVKLHFSDGSVVFADHVIVTVSLGVLKAGIESDDGEGGLFSPPLPEFKSDAIKRLGYGVVNKLFVEVSQRRFPSLQLVFEKEDSEYRFVKIPWWMRRTATIAPIHSNSKVLLSWFAGKEALELEKLTDEEIIDGVLTTVSCLTGKEVKKDNGKAPKTFTNGSLREDDDEEVVKITKVLTSKWGGDPLFRGSYSYVAVGSSGDDLDAMAEPLPQINKKSGQVNGHGQAKVHELQVMFAGEATHRTHYSTTHGAYYSGLREANRLLKHYKCDF; this is encoded by the coding sequence ATGGCGAAGAAACCGAGAATCGTGATCATCGGAGCCGGAATGGCCGGCCTCACGGCGGCGAACAAGCTCTACACTCACTCCAACAACGCTTTCGACCTCTCCGTCGTTGAAGGCGGGTCAAGAATCGGCGGGAGGATCAACACCTCCGAGTTCTCCGCCGAGAAGATCGAGATGGGCGCCACGTGGATCCACGGCATCGGCGGCAGCCCTATCTACAAAATCGCCGAGGAGACGGGGTCTCTCGTCTCCGAGGAGCCGTGGGAGTGTATGGACTCCACCGTCGATAAAGCTAGGACCTTTGCGGAAGGCGGGTTCGAGATTGAGCCTCCTATCGTCGAATCCGTCTCGGGGCTGTTCAGTGCTCTCATGGAGTTAGCTCAGGGGAAAGAGATCGACGACGACGGAGGAGATTTGGGTGAAAATTACGAAATTGCCACTAGGTTTTATTCTTCCGTTAATGGGCTTAACGGTAGCAGTGTTGGGTCTTTCTTGAGATCTGGGTTTGAAGCTTACTGGGCTTCAGTTAGTAAAGCAGAGAATGGGGTCGAAGGGTGTGGGACATGGAGCAGGAGGTCGCTTGAAGAAGCTATCTTCACTATGTTTAGCAACACCCAGAGGACTTACACGTCCGCTGATGATCTCTACACGCTTGACTACGCGGCGGAGAGCGAGTACCAGATGTTTCCAGGAGAGGAAATCACTATAGCTAAAGGCTATCTAAGTGTCATCCATCACTTGGCCTCTGTTCTTCCTCAAGGTGTTGTTGAATTGAACCGGAGGGTGACGAAGATCGAGTGGGAGAGTAATGAAGAGGATCCTGTGAAGCTGCATTTCTCAGATGGGTCTGTTGTGTTTGCGGATCATGTTATTGTTACTGTCTCTTTAGGTGTGCTTAAGGCAGGGATTGAGAGTGATGATGGAGAAGGTGGTTTGTTTAGTCCTCCTCTGCCTGAGTTCAAGTCAGACGCTATCAAAAGGCTAGGGTATGGTGTTGTGAACAAGCTGTTCGTGGAAGTGTCTCAGAGAAGGTTCCCGTCTCTGCAGCTTGTGTTTGAGAAAGAGGATTCTGAGTATAGGTTCGTGAAAATCCCGTGGTGGATGAGGAGAACCGCGACAATAGCCCCAATACACAGCAATTCGAAGGTCTTGCTTTCTTGGTTTGCAGGCAAAGAAGCGCTCGAGCTTGAGAAACTAACGGATGAGGAGATCATTGACGGTGTCTTGACCACTGTCTCTTGCTTGACAGGCAAGGAAGTGAAGAAAGACAATGGAAAAGCTCCAAAGACTTTTACCAATGGCTCTTTGCGTGAGGATGATGATGAGGAAGTGGTGAAAATCACAAAGGTCTTGACGAGCAAATGGGGAGGTGATCCTCTTTTCAGGGGTTCGTATTCTTATGTGGCGGTTGGGTCAAGCGGGGATGACTTAGACGCCATGGCGGAGCCATTACCACAGATTAACAAGAAGAGTGGTCAGGTCAATGGTCATGGTCAAGCTAAGGTTCATGAGCTTCAAGTCATGTTTGCTGGGGAAGCAACACATAGAACCCATTATTCCACAACTCATGGTGCTTACTATAGTGGTTTAAGGGAAGCCAATAGGCTTCTCAAGCATTACAAATGTGATTTTTGA